In the genome of Nonomuraea sp. NBC_00507, the window CCGTCGAGTGCGGCCCGCACCACCGACGTGGCGGTCGCCTGGTCGATCGGCCTGACGATCCAGCGGGTGACGTTCCGCGTGCCGGAGAACTGCATGCAGCCCAGGCCGATGGGGGTGATCTCGATGTCCGTCCTGCCGAGTCTGCGCATCTGCATGTGATTAGCTTTCACATTGTGAGAAGCTATCACATCAGAACGTGCGAGGACAGACCCTCACGCGCGGGGGCTCCGGCGGCTAGTCGCACTCCTGCGTGCTGGCCGGCGTGGTGTCGTTGCGACCGGCGGAGGCGTCGGGGGCGACCTCCTCGGCCGTCAGCACGTAGCCGGTCTCCTTCTCGTTGACCGCCGCGGCGAAGATCACGCCGTAGACGCGGCCGTCCGGCGTAAGCAGGGGGCCACCCGAGTTTCCGGGCAGCACCTCACCGCGAACCACGTAGACCTTGCGGGTGACGGTGTTCTCCCGATAGATGTCGGGGCCCTCGGCGTCGAGCCGGCCGCCGATCCTGGCCGCCACCGCCGTGAAGCCCTTGCCCTTCGGGAACCCGGCGATGATCGCGCCGTCGCCCCGGCCGCCCTCGCCGTCGAAGGCGAGCTGCGGCAGGTCGAGCCCGGGGACGTGGAGCACGGCGATGTCGCGGCGCGGGTTGTAGCGCACGACCGTGGCCGCGTGCCTGACGTTGTTGTGGTCGATGACCTGCAGGTCCCTGGTCACGCCCGCGACCACGTGCGCGTTGGTCATGATCCGGCCAGGGGCGTAGATGAAGCCGGTGCCCTCGATGTGCTTGTTGCAGCTCTCCGCGTTGCCCTGCACCTTGACGATCGCGCGCCGGGCCCGGTTGAGCCGGTCGCCCTGAAACACGCTCTGGTCGGGCGGCGGCACGTCGATGAGCTGGCCGGCGCCGATGGCGTCGAAGACGGGCGGGAACTCCGAGCGGTCGATGAACTTCTTGAACGGCTGCTGCCAGTTGCGTGCCGCCTGCGGGATCGCGTCGTCGACCGTGGTGAGCAGCGCGGAGTTCTTGACCTGGTCGACGAGCGGGGTGAAGGCCGTGGAGATGATCAGCGAGCCGATCAGCCAGGCGAAGACCAGCACGGACAGCGCGCTGGCGAAGGTGCCGCCGACCGCGTCGGCCATCTTCGCGGGCTCCCACGTGACGTGGCTGCGCACGACGGCGCCGATGGTCGAGGAGGCGAACTGGCCGATGGTGGCGGACAGGAACACGATCACGATGGCCAGCAACGCCTGCGGCGTGTCGCCGTCCACGACGGCCTTGGCGATGGGCGGCGCGATGAACACGCCCAGCACGGCTCCGCCTGCGAACCCCACGAAGCTCATGACCCCGATGATGAAGCCCTGGCGGTATCCCGAGATGCCGAAGGCGACCATGAGGCCGATCAAGATGAGGTCAAGCAGATCACCGCGCACGCTTCAAAGGTAGCCAGCGATACGGTCAAGCGTGCAAGTCTTCGGCCAGGACGGCGTCACCCCTGGCTACCTTGAGCGGTATGCCGCCGGCCGAGGGAACAGTGCGCGATCTGATCGACGCAGCTCTACGGGACAGCGATCCCGACGGCCCGCTGCGCTGGCACGTCATCTCCGTGCTGCGTCAGCGCGGCGACCTGGAGTCGTTCATCGAGGCGCGACGGTTGTGCGCCGCGGAGACCGTGCCCGAGCGGCTGCTCGGGGTGGACATCATGGGGATGTTGCGGCCGTTCGCGGACCGTACGCTGCCGGTGCTGCGCTTCCTGGCCGCCAGCGAGGACGACGCCATGGTCCTCTACTCGGTGCTGATCGCGTTCGGCCACCTGGGCGACCCGCGCTCGCTGCCGTCCGTGATCGACCTGGCCGGCCACGACGACGCGAGGGTCAGGTACGGCGCCGC includes:
- a CDS encoding MarP family serine protease; the encoded protein is MRGDLLDLILIGLMVAFGISGYRQGFIIGVMSFVGFAGGAVLGVFIAPPIAKAVVDGDTPQALLAIVIVFLSATIGQFASSTIGAVVRSHVTWEPAKMADAVGGTFASALSVLVFAWLIGSLIISTAFTPLVDQVKNSALLTTVDDAIPQAARNWQQPFKKFIDRSEFPPVFDAIGAGQLIDVPPPDQSVFQGDRLNRARRAIVKVQGNAESCNKHIEGTGFIYAPGRIMTNAHVVAGVTRDLQVIDHNNVRHAATVVRYNPRRDIAVLHVPGLDLPQLAFDGEGGRGDGAIIAGFPKGKGFTAVAARIGGRLDAEGPDIYRENTVTRKVYVVRGEVLPGNSGGPLLTPDGRVYGVIFAAAVNEKETGYVLTAEEVAPDASAGRNDTTPASTQECD
- a CDS encoding HEAT repeat domain-containing protein, whose protein sequence is MPPAEGTVRDLIDAALRDSDPDGPLRWHVISVLRQRGDLESFIEARRLCAAETVPERLLGVDIMGMLRPFADRTLPVLRFLAASEDDAMVLYSVLIAFGHLGDPRSLPSVIDLAGHDDARVRYGAAYALHHVLGDPPDPAGLDALRMLAGDSDADVAGWASLGVALRSAR